The following coding sequences lie in one Biomphalaria glabrata chromosome 18, xgBioGlab47.1, whole genome shotgun sequence genomic window:
- the LOC106057993 gene encoding uncharacterized protein LOC106057993 translates to MGSGSSKKSTVIFSSKPQTHQNQAPVVVSVQDKKHVDLSSGEIKKKFKRYLKIQKEIHEKEAKNIPKSLQLKKEQLTQLEISFVESDKNYKAACDKVAKEQADVDKLKNPSVKAFFKDQNEFDEKMSKEQEELLEALNEQEVAKKHLEGIVSQKKTLDKEIRDTTEKLNKLMTLYDEQDKILNDIFQGKYGSELENKLEEEVEQLLDRKERISVAKYKWSNGRLLLFHACNQLAYAVKRWQDLGQVDNNNMQVKFQLATETRNNLIAASQNIMTAKRYLNNIKFPYCEPEEIDTLNRATGNIYIDMQNPERHQHALQCYNVTHKRCAALLQWFDSVISNTIEKDLAVAKADLAPKEQALRNERLRLIREKLGDDNTEDIKLENDMIDEFDTDVLEPELLAISKPEGDNGKLAASDSHNTLAPTPLPLNELAPPPSQEDLFGNIEQLKKQHEKEMAQIEKAQETNKARIEQGLQEKLKERRTKRSRLQEE, encoded by the exons ATGGGATCAGGGTCTTCAAAGAAATCGACTGTTATTTTTTCATCCAAACCACAAACACATCAG AATCAGGCTCCAGTTGTAGTAAGTGTCCAAGACAAGAAACATGTGGAT CTGTCTAGTGGTGAAATCAAAAAGAAGTTTAAACGCTACTTAAAGATTCAAAAAGAGATTCATGAAAAGGAAGCCAAGAACATTCCGAAATCTTTGCAATTAAAAAAGGAGCAGCTGACACAGTTAGAGATTTCCTTTGTAGAGTCAGACAAGAACTACAAGGCTGCCTGTGACAAGGT GGCTAAAGAGCAAGCAGATGTAGATAAGTTGAAAAATCCATCAgtgaaagctttttttaaagatcagAATGAATTTGATGAAAAGATGTCTAAAGAGCAG GAAGAGCTGTTGGAAGCCCTCAATGAGCAAGAGGTAGCCAAGAAACACCTGGAAGGAATAGTGAGTCAAAAAAAGACATTGGATAAAGAGATCCGTGATACAACAGAGAAACTAAATAAACTCATGACCTTGTATGATGAACAGGACAAAATATTGA ATGACATATTTCAAGGCAAGTATGGCTCAGAGCTGGAGAACAAATTAGAAGAGGAAGTAGAGCAGCTCTTGGACAGAAAAGAAAGAATCAGTGTGGCCAAGTACAAGTGGTCCAATGGCCGGCTGTTGTTGTTTCATGCGTGCAACCAATTGGCCTATGCTGTTAAACGTTGGCAAGACTTGGGTCAAGTCGATAATAA TAATATGCAAGTCAAATTTCAACTTGCAACAGAGACTAGAAATAATCTGATTGCTGCAAGCCAAAACATAATGACAGCTAAAAGATACCTTAACAATATCAAg TTTCCTTACTGTGAGCCTGAAGAGATAGACACTTTGAACAGAGCAACAGGCAACATTTACATAGACATGCAGAATCCTGAGAGACACCAGCATGCACTTCAGTGTTACAATGTCACACACAAGAGATGTGCAGCCCTCCTTCAGTGGTTTGACAGT gttatcagcaatactattgaaaaagaTCTTGCGGTGGCCAAAGCAGACTTGGCACCTAAAGAACAAGCACTGAGGAATGAGAGACTGCGACTGATCAGAGAGAAACTTGGTGATGACAACACTGAGGATATTAAACTAGAAAATG ATATGATTGATGAATTTGATACTGATGTATTAGAGCCTGAACTTTTGGCTATTTCAAAGCCAGAGGGAGAT AATGGCAAGCTGGCTGCAAGTGACAGCCACAACACTCTAGCTCCGACTCCACTTCCTCTCAATGAGCTTGCACCCCCACCATCACAAGAGGATTTATTTG GTAACATTGAGCAGCTGAAAAAGCAGCATGAGAAAGAAATGGCACAGATTGAGAAAGCCCAGGAAACCAATAAGGCAAGGATAGAGCAAGGTCTCCAGGAGAAGCTGAAAGAGAGAAGGACAAAAAGAAGCAGACTTCAGGAAGAATAA